A section of the Pseudomonas tritici genome encodes:
- a CDS encoding chemotaxis protein CheV produces MAGILDTVDQRTQLVGENRLEILMFRLAGRQLFAINVFKVQEVLQLPKLTLMPQRHPFVCGVVNLRGQTLPVIDLSQAIGMRPLVPGPNSTIIVTEYNRSVQAFLVGGVDRIVNMNWEAILPPPASAGRQHYLTAISKVDDQLVEIIDVEKVLAEIVPYNAKVSREKLEDPVLERARGREVLLVDDSNVALSQLRDTLGQLGVKMHIASDGLKALNMLKAWADSGQVMTDKLLMIFTDAEMPEMDGYRLTTEIRNDPRLRSLYVVLHTSLSGSFNDSMVKKVGCDNFLSKFQPDKLVDVVRQRLMLDEVPAM; encoded by the coding sequence ATGGCCGGCATTCTCGACACGGTAGATCAACGCACGCAACTGGTGGGTGAGAATCGCCTTGAGATCCTTATGTTCCGCCTGGCCGGGCGGCAGCTGTTCGCGATCAACGTGTTCAAGGTGCAGGAAGTCCTGCAACTGCCCAAGCTGACGTTGATGCCGCAACGCCACCCGTTCGTATGTGGCGTGGTCAACCTGCGGGGCCAGACGCTGCCGGTGATCGACCTGTCCCAGGCCATCGGCATGCGCCCGCTTGTGCCGGGGCCCAACAGCACCATTATTGTCACCGAGTACAACCGTTCGGTGCAGGCGTTTCTGGTGGGCGGCGTGGACCGCATCGTCAACATGAACTGGGAAGCCATCCTGCCGCCGCCAGCCAGCGCCGGGCGCCAGCATTACCTCACCGCCATCAGCAAGGTCGACGACCAGTTGGTGGAAATCATCGACGTGGAAAAAGTCCTGGCTGAGATCGTGCCGTACAACGCCAAGGTCTCCCGTGAAAAACTCGAAGACCCGGTGCTGGAACGCGCCCGTGGCCGTGAAGTGCTGCTGGTGGATGACTCCAACGTGGCCCTCTCGCAACTGCGCGACACCCTCGGCCAACTGGGCGTGAAGATGCACATCGCCAGCGATGGTCTCAAGGCCTTGAACATGCTCAAGGCCTGGGCCGACAGCGGCCAGGTGATGACCGACAAGCTGTTGATGATCTTCACCGACGCCGAAATGCCCGAAATGGACGGCTACCGCCTCACCACCGAGATCCGCAATGATCCGCGCCTGCGCAGCCTCTACGTGGTGCTGCACACCTCGTTGTCGGGCAGCTTCAACGACTCGATGGTGAAGAAGGTCGGCTGTGACAACTTCCTGTCCA
- a CDS encoding sensor histidine kinase has protein sequence MYASLKTLIARSASRSNARRLILALCLGSLLLSLWTYTRSAPLPLLVIVLNLATLLVMGLQQWRSRKSIKFQPQELADRLLQVQENERHRLSRELHDDIGQLLTAAKLQSEWLKRRLPDDLQSQCTVLCNTLNETLAKVRDVSAILNPRQLASLGLEASLRAHLLKTLENTQVCWSLECQQRLTGIPEEMAVAAFRITQEAVTNMLRHAQAGNLLVRLQRLPEGLSLSICDDGQGFSPAINPALEGQRGMAGMSERVDQLGGSLSVSSQPGKGTRIDALFPWAPRALERASSPKVIE, from the coding sequence ATGTACGCCAGCCTCAAGACACTCATCGCAAGGTCCGCGTCCCGCAGCAATGCACGCCGTTTGATCCTCGCCCTGTGCCTTGGCTCGCTGTTGCTGAGCCTCTGGACCTATACCCGTTCTGCGCCCTTGCCGCTGCTGGTGATTGTGCTCAACCTGGCCACCCTGCTCGTGATGGGCCTGCAACAGTGGCGCTCGCGCAAATCCATCAAGTTCCAGCCCCAGGAATTGGCCGACCGCCTGCTGCAAGTCCAGGAAAACGAACGCCACCGCCTCAGCCGCGAGCTGCATGACGATATCGGCCAACTGCTCACAGCCGCCAAGCTGCAAAGCGAATGGCTCAAGCGCCGCCTGCCGGACGACCTGCAAAGCCAGTGCACGGTGCTGTGCAACACCCTGAATGAAACCCTGGCCAAGGTGCGCGACGTCTCCGCCATTCTCAACCCTCGCCAGCTGGCCAGCCTGGGCCTGGAAGCCAGCCTGCGCGCGCACCTGCTCAAGACCCTGGAAAACACCCAGGTGTGCTGGAGCCTGGAATGCCAGCAACGGCTGACCGGTATTCCGGAAGAAATGGCGGTAGCGGCCTTTCGCATCACCCAAGAAGCGGTGACCAACATGCTACGCCACGCCCAGGCGGGTAACCTGCTGGTCCGCCTGCAACGCCTGCCCGAGGGCCTCTCGCTGAGTATCTGCGATGACGGCCAGGGTTTTTCGCCGGCCATCAACCCTGCCCTGGAAGGCCAACGGGGCATGGCCGGCATGTCCGAGCGGGTTGATCAGCTTGGCGGTTCATTATCCGTCAGCAGCCAGCCAGGCAAAGGGACACGGATCGACGCGCTTTTCCCCTGGGCGCCCCGCGCCCTTGAACGGGCCAGTTCCCCTAAGGTTATCGAGTGA
- a CDS encoding response regulator transcription factor — MTCKLLLVDDHALIRAGVRALVQDIPGYTVIGEASDGAQLLEQFSALLPDIVLLDLSMKHTGGLDALQQLKRAYPKSRVLILSMHTDPELIMRALESGAHGYLLKDTTANELEHALLALRNNERYLSPAIAHTVINQALVRSQGPATPAAHSHNLTARQLEILRLIVRGKSTREIAHGLGLSIKTVEAHRSQIMKRLQIFDVAGLVLFAVREQIISLDD, encoded by the coding sequence GTGACCTGCAAATTACTCCTGGTGGATGACCACGCTTTGATCCGGGCCGGCGTACGCGCGCTGGTCCAGGACATTCCCGGCTACACCGTCATCGGCGAAGCCAGCGATGGCGCGCAACTACTTGAGCAGTTCAGCGCCTTGCTGCCCGATATCGTGTTATTGGACCTGTCGATGAAGCACACCGGCGGCCTGGATGCCTTGCAGCAACTCAAGCGGGCCTACCCCAAGAGCCGCGTACTGATCCTGTCGATGCACACTGACCCGGAACTGATCATGCGCGCGCTGGAATCCGGCGCCCATGGCTACCTGCTCAAGGACACCACCGCCAACGAGCTGGAACACGCGCTGCTGGCCTTGCGCAACAACGAACGTTACCTGAGCCCGGCGATTGCCCACACGGTGATCAACCAGGCGCTGGTCCGTAGCCAGGGGCCCGCCACGCCCGCCGCGCACAGCCATAACCTCACGGCGCGGCAGCTGGAAATCCTGCGCTTGATCGTGCGCGGCAAGTCCACCCGGGAAATCGCCCACGGCTTGGGCTTGAGCATCAAGACCGTGGAAGCGCACCGCTCGCAAATCATGAAACGCCTGCAGATTTTCGACGTGGCCGGCCTGGTGTTATTTGCCGTGCGCGAGCAGATCATCAGCCTGGACGACTAA
- the yegS gene encoding lipid kinase YegS, translating to MTTPKALLILHGKQALNEDVRDAVKARREQGGELAVRVTWEGGDAQRLVNEALTDGYTHIIAGGGDGTLRDVAEAMAQAKTDASLVLMPLGTANDFAKAAGVPLEPAQALALLDVPPRAIDLGKVGGQIFLNMATGGFGSQVTANTSEDLKKVLGGAAYLFTGLSRFSELKAAYAELDGPDFHWKGELLALGIGNGRQAGGGHELCPGAMADDGLLDVSILPAPQEVVGTLRELMTNGWGLDTMFVRARLPWVNIKVAQGLYINLDGEPLEGDDLHFEALPKALRVHLPVDSPLVVQADDLLAHGK from the coding sequence ATGACCACCCCCAAGGCACTGTTGATCCTCCATGGCAAGCAAGCCCTCAACGAGGATGTGCGCGATGCCGTGAAGGCCCGGCGCGAGCAGGGCGGCGAGCTGGCGGTGCGGGTGACGTGGGAGGGCGGTGACGCCCAGCGCCTGGTCAATGAAGCCCTCACCGACGGCTACACCCATATCATCGCCGGCGGCGGCGACGGTACCTTGCGTGATGTGGCCGAAGCCATGGCCCAGGCCAAAACCGACGCCAGCCTGGTGCTGATGCCCTTGGGCACCGCCAACGACTTCGCCAAGGCTGCCGGTGTGCCGCTGGAACCCGCCCAGGCCCTGGCGCTGCTGGACGTGCCGCCACGGGCCATCGACCTCGGTAAGGTGGGCGGGCAAATTTTCCTCAATATGGCCACCGGCGGTTTTGGCAGCCAGGTCACTGCCAACACTTCCGAAGACTTGAAGAAGGTGCTCGGCGGCGCCGCATACCTGTTCACCGGCCTGTCGCGTTTCAGCGAGTTGAAGGCCGCCTACGCCGAGCTGGATGGTCCCGATTTTCACTGGAAGGGCGAGTTGCTCGCCTTGGGTATCGGCAACGGTCGCCAGGCGGGGGGTGGGCATGAGCTATGCCCCGGTGCAATGGCGGATGATGGCCTGCTGGACGTCAGTATCCTGCCCGCGCCGCAGGAAGTGGTCGGCACGCTGCGTGAGCTGATGACCAATGGCTGGGGCCTGGACACCATGTTTGTCCGTGCACGGCTGCCGTGGGTGAATATCAAGGTTGCGCAAGGCTTGTACATCAACTTGGATGGCGAGCCGCTGGAGGGCGACGACCTGCACTTCGAGGCCTTGCCCAAGGCCTTGCGCGTGCACCTGCCGGTGGATTCGCCGTTAGTCGTCCAGGCTGATGATCTGCTCGCGCACGGCAAATAA
- a CDS encoding DUF2802 domain-containing protein, giving the protein MFLEAAVIVLALLWAGTLAFLLRYVRQQRELLLQQAERDAVRDRRVLELVKRVDHYQQSAVKVGDEVHELRAILAPIPDKLAQIEQRDPSSLSFAQAAKLVGMGATVDELTQSCGLTQAEAQLMSKLHKS; this is encoded by the coding sequence TTGTTTCTTGAAGCAGCGGTAATTGTCCTGGCCCTGTTGTGGGCCGGGACGTTGGCATTCCTGCTGCGCTATGTGCGCCAGCAACGCGAGTTGTTGTTGCAGCAGGCTGAGCGCGATGCTGTGCGTGACCGGCGCGTGCTTGAGTTGGTAAAGCGAGTCGATCATTACCAGCAGAGTGCGGTAAAGGTTGGGGATGAGGTGCATGAACTGCGCGCGATCCTTGCGCCGATCCCGGATAAGCTGGCGCAGATTGAGCAGCGGGATCCCTCGAGTCTGTCGTTTGCCCAGGCCGCCAAGTTGGTGGGGATGGGGGCTACGGTGGATGAGCTGACGCAGTCGTGTGGGTTGACGCAGGCTGAGGCGCAGTTGATGAGTAAGCTGCATAAGAGCTGA
- a CDS encoding chemotaxis protein CheW: MNKSASAQGLDDPILQWVTFKLDNESYGINVMRVQEVLRYTEIAPVPGAPSYVLGIINLRGNVVTVIDTRQRFGLVPTEVNDNTRIVIIEADKQVVGIMVDSVAEVVYLRQSEVETAPNVGNEESAKFIQGVCNKNGELLILVELDKMMSEEEWSDLENI; this comes from the coding sequence ATGAACAAGTCAGCGTCCGCACAAGGTTTGGATGATCCGATCCTGCAATGGGTTACCTTCAAACTGGACAACGAGTCCTATGGCATTAACGTGATGCGCGTGCAGGAAGTGCTGCGCTACACCGAGATTGCCCCGGTACCGGGTGCACCGAGCTACGTGCTGGGCATCATCAACCTGCGCGGCAACGTGGTGACGGTGATCGACACCCGCCAGCGTTTCGGCCTGGTGCCGACCGAAGTCAACGACAATACGCGTATCGTCATCATCGAGGCCGACAAGCAAGTGGTCGGGATCATGGTCGATAGCGTGGCCGAAGTGGTCTACCTGCGCCAATCCGAAGTTGAAACCGCGCCGAACGTGGGTAACGAAGAGTCCGCCAAGTTCATCCAGGGCGTGTGCAACAAGAACGGCGAACTGCTGATTCTGGTTGAGCTGGACAAGATGATGAGCGAAGAAGAATGGTCGGATCTGGAGAACATCTGA
- a CDS encoding CheW domain-containing protein has translation MNRPTKLKTRPQLALESYLDALLQDATAQELPEPILVLEPAVEPVALLDEFQLAVLEEQARDAQVVVPITPVVTAPVVVAPVVLEPVVEVHLPPSITPPPVTGDGRPSWAAEPFECLLFDVAGLTLAVPLVCLGSIYSLEGQELTPLFGQPEWFLGILPSQAGNLKVLDTARWVMPDRYRDDFRQGLQYVISVQGYEWGLAVHQVSRSLRLDPNEIKWRSHRGQRPWLAGTVIEHMCALLDVSELAELIASGAAKSMPITKRS, from the coding sequence ATGAACCGGCCCACCAAACTCAAGACCCGGCCGCAACTGGCACTGGAATCCTACCTGGATGCCTTGCTGCAGGATGCGACCGCGCAAGAACTGCCGGAACCGATCCTGGTGCTGGAGCCGGCTGTCGAACCAGTGGCCTTGCTGGATGAATTCCAGTTGGCGGTGCTGGAAGAGCAAGCCCGAGATGCGCAGGTTGTGGTGCCGATTACGCCGGTTGTGACCGCGCCTGTGGTGGTTGCGCCCGTCGTGCTCGAGCCGGTGGTGGAAGTGCACCTGCCACCGAGCATCACGCCGCCGCCGGTGACCGGTGATGGCCGCCCGAGCTGGGCTGCAGAGCCGTTTGAATGCCTGCTGTTCGACGTCGCCGGGTTGACCCTGGCGGTGCCGCTGGTGTGCCTGGGCTCGATTTATTCACTGGAAGGCCAGGAACTGACGCCACTGTTCGGGCAACCGGAGTGGTTTCTCGGCATCCTGCCCAGCCAGGCCGGCAACCTGAAAGTCCTCGATACCGCGCGCTGGGTCATGCCTGACCGTTACCGCGACGACTTCCGCCAGGGCTTGCAATACGTGATCTCGGTGCAGGGCTACGAGTGGGGGCTGGCCGTGCATCAAGTCAGCCGCTCGTTGCGCCTGGACCCGAACGAAATCAAATGGCGCAGCCATCGGGGTCAACGGCCTTGGCTGGCGGGCACCGTGATTGAACACATGTGCGCGTTGCTTGATGTTTCCGAACTGGCCGAGTTGATCGCCAGTGGCGCCGCCAAGTCGATGCCAATAACTAAACGCAGTTGA
- a CDS encoding ParA family protein: MRVWAVANQKGGVGKTTTSIALAGLLAEAGKRVVVVDLDPHGSMTSYFGYDPDALEHSNYDLFLHKGSVPADLPGQLLLPTSNESISLLPSSTALATLERQSPGQSGLGLVIAKTLAQLWQDFDYAIIDSPPLLGVLMVNALAASQQLVIPVQTEHLAVKGLERMVSTLAMINRSRKQALPYSIVPTLFDRRTQASLGTLRVLRDAYPEAIWNGYIPVDTRLRDASRAGLTPSQFDGKSRGVLAYRALLKHLLSQQLVAQVA, encoded by the coding sequence ATGAGAGTCTGGGCAGTTGCCAATCAAAAAGGTGGAGTCGGCAAGACCACCACCTCCATCGCCTTAGCCGGTTTGCTCGCTGAGGCGGGCAAGCGTGTGGTCGTGGTGGACCTGGACCCTCACGGCTCCATGACCAGCTATTTCGGCTACGACCCGGATGCGCTGGAACACAGCAACTACGACCTGTTCCTGCATAAAGGCAGCGTGCCGGCCGATTTGCCGGGCCAACTGCTGCTGCCTACCAGCAACGAAAGCATTTCCCTGCTGCCCTCCAGCACCGCCCTGGCCACCCTGGAGCGCCAGTCGCCGGGGCAGAGCGGGCTGGGCCTGGTGATCGCCAAGACCCTGGCGCAACTGTGGCAAGACTTCGACTACGCGATCATCGACAGCCCGCCGTTGCTTGGCGTGTTGATGGTGAACGCCCTGGCAGCCAGCCAGCAACTGGTGATCCCGGTGCAGACTGAACACCTGGCGGTTAAAGGCCTGGAGCGCATGGTCAGCACTCTGGCGATGATCAACCGCTCGCGCAAACAGGCGCTGCCGTACAGCATCGTGCCGACCTTGTTCGACCGTCGCACCCAAGCGTCCCTCGGCACCCTGCGCGTATTGCGCGATGCCTATCCGGAGGCCATCTGGAACGGCTACATCCCGGTGGACACGCGCCTGCGTGACGCCAGCCGTGCAGGTCTCACACCGTCGCAGTTCGACGGCAAGAGCCGTGGCGTCCTTGCCTACCGCGCATTGCTCAAGCACCTGCTGTCCCAGCAGCTTGTGGCGCAGGTGGCGTGA
- the motD gene encoding flagellar motor protein MotD — translation MSRRRREPEEHVNHERWLVSYADFITLLFAFFVVMYSISSINEGKYKVISQALIGVFNDADRALKPIPIGEERPKTVTPAKPLVNDSDETAAGVGGTSDPLKSIADDISAAFGDLISSNQMTVRGNELWVEIELNSSLLFASADAMPSDQAFTIIDKVATILKPFENPIHVEGFTDNFPIATAQYPTNWELSAARASSIVRMLAMQGVNPGRLASVGYGEFQPVANNATVEGRARNRRVVLVVSRNLDVRRSLTGTGTANATPDAALKRAGTQTAPAPAKPPVRQSAVNSPSPAQ, via the coding sequence ATGAGCCGTCGTCGTCGCGAGCCTGAAGAACACGTCAACCACGAACGGTGGCTGGTGTCCTACGCGGACTTCATCACCTTGCTGTTCGCGTTTTTCGTGGTGATGTACTCGATCTCGTCGATTAACGAAGGCAAGTACAAAGTCATTTCCCAGGCGCTGATTGGCGTGTTCAACGACGCCGACCGCGCCCTCAAGCCGATCCCGATCGGCGAAGAACGGCCCAAGACCGTGACCCCGGCCAAGCCGCTGGTCAACGATAGCGATGAAACCGCTGCCGGCGTCGGTGGCACCAGCGATCCGCTGAAAAGCATCGCCGACGACATCAGTGCCGCGTTTGGCGACTTGATCAGTTCCAACCAGATGACCGTGCGTGGTAATGAGTTGTGGGTGGAGATCGAGCTTAATTCCAGCCTGCTGTTTGCCAGCGCCGATGCGATGCCCAGCGACCAGGCATTCACCATCATCGACAAGGTGGCGACGATTCTGAAGCCGTTCGAAAACCCGATCCACGTTGAAGGCTTTACCGACAATTTCCCGATCGCCACCGCGCAGTACCCGACCAACTGGGAGCTTTCGGCAGCACGGGCGTCGAGCATCGTGCGCATGCTCGCGATGCAGGGCGTGAACCCCGGGCGCCTGGCGTCGGTAGGGTACGGCGAGTTCCAGCCGGTGGCGAATAACGCCACGGTAGAAGGCCGCGCACGCAATCGTCGGGTGGTGCTGGTGGTGTCGCGCAACCTGGATGTGCGCCGCAGCCTGACCGGTACCGGCACTGCCAATGCAACTCCGGATGCGGCGTTGAAGCGGGCTGGCACACAAACTGCACCGGCACCTGCAAAGCCGCCGGTTCGTCAGAGTGCCGTCAATTCTCCGTCGCCGGCTCAATAA
- a CDS encoding flagellar motor protein — protein sequence MDVLSLIGIIMAFVAIIGGNYLEGGHLGALANGPAALIVIGGTVGAALLQSPMSSFKRAMQILIWIIFPPRVDLPGGIDRVVNWSLTARKEGLLGLEGVADAEPDSYARKGLQLLVDGAEPEAIRSILEVDFYTQESRDINAAKVYESMGGYAPTIGIIGAVMGLIHVMGNLADPSQLGSGIAVAFVATIYGVASANLVLLPVASKLKSIAMRQSRYREMLLEGILSIAEGENPRSIELKLQGFMD from the coding sequence ATGGATGTCTTGAGCCTGATCGGCATCATCATGGCGTTTGTCGCGATTATCGGCGGCAACTACCTTGAGGGCGGCCACCTCGGCGCCCTGGCCAACGGCCCGGCGGCGCTGATCGTGATCGGTGGCACCGTGGGCGCGGCGTTGCTGCAATCGCCCATGAGCTCGTTCAAGCGCGCCATGCAGATTCTGATATGGATCATTTTTCCGCCTCGCGTGGACCTGCCAGGCGGCATCGACCGCGTGGTCAACTGGAGCCTCACCGCACGCAAGGAAGGCCTGCTGGGCCTGGAAGGCGTGGCCGATGCGGAGCCCGACAGCTACGCGCGCAAAGGCCTGCAATTACTGGTGGACGGCGCCGAGCCGGAAGCGATCCGCAGCATCCTGGAAGTGGATTTCTACACCCAGGAAAGCCGCGACATCAACGCCGCCAAAGTCTATGAAAGCATGGGCGGCTACGCGCCGACCATCGGCATCATCGGTGCGGTGATGGGCCTGATCCACGTGATGGGCAACCTCGCCGATCCGTCGCAACTGGGCAGCGGTATTGCCGTGGCATTTGTCGCCACCATCTACGGTGTGGCCAGTGCCAACCTGGTGTTGTTGCCGGTGGCCAGCAAGCTCAAGTCGATTGCCATGCGCCAGTCGCGTTACCGCGAAATGTTGCTCGAAGGCATTCTGTCGATTGCCGAGGGCGAGAACCCGCGTTCCATCGAATTGAAGCTCCAGGGCTTCATGGATTGA
- a CDS encoding protein-glutamate methylesterase/protein-glutamine glutaminase, with product MAVKVLVVDDSGFFRRRVSEILSADPTIQVVGTATNGKEAIDQAIALKPDVITMDYEMPMMDGITAVRHIMQRCPTPVLMFSSLTHEGARVTLDALDAGAVDFLPKNFEDISRNPEKVKQMLCEKVHSISRSNRRSLFSAPAPAPVVAPAAPASSSFSRPAPAPAPVARPAVMPARASAPSAHSPAPKRKAYKLVAIGTSTGGPVALQRVLTQLPANFPAPIVLIQHMPAAFTKAFAERLDKLCRISVKEAEDGDILRPGLALLAPGGKQMMVDGRGAIKILPGDERLNYKPCVDITFGSAAKSYGDKVLAVVLTGMGADGREGARLLKQGGSAIWAQDEASCVIYGMPMAIVKADLADAVYSLDDIGKHLVEACL from the coding sequence ATGGCAGTCAAGGTCCTGGTGGTGGACGATTCGGGTTTCTTCCGTCGCCGCGTCTCGGAAATTCTTTCCGCTGATCCAACGATCCAGGTGGTCGGCACGGCCACCAACGGTAAAGAGGCGATTGATCAAGCCATTGCGTTGAAACCGGACGTGATCACCATGGACTACGAGATGCCGATGATGGATGGCATCACGGCAGTTCGGCACATCATGCAACGCTGCCCGACCCCGGTATTGATGTTCTCCTCGCTGACCCACGAAGGCGCCCGAGTGACCCTCGACGCGTTGGACGCTGGCGCAGTGGACTTCTTGCCGAAGAATTTCGAAGACATCTCGCGCAATCCTGAGAAGGTCAAGCAGATGCTGTGCGAGAAGGTGCACAGCATTTCGCGCAGTAACCGTCGCAGCTTATTCAGCGCGCCAGCGCCTGCACCGGTGGTGGCCCCTGCTGCACCCGCTAGTTCCTCATTCAGTCGCCCAGCTCCGGCCCCGGCCCCGGTTGCACGGCCTGCGGTGATGCCGGCACGTGCGTCTGCGCCAAGTGCGCATTCGCCTGCACCTAAGCGTAAAGCCTACAAGCTGGTCGCTATTGGTACGTCCACGGGCGGCCCGGTTGCCCTGCAACGCGTATTGACCCAACTGCCGGCCAATTTCCCGGCGCCGATCGTGTTGATCCAGCACATGCCTGCCGCCTTCACCAAGGCCTTTGCCGAGCGCCTGGACAAGCTGTGCCGCATCAGCGTCAAGGAAGCCGAGGATGGCGACATCCTGCGTCCTGGCCTGGCGCTGCTGGCCCCGGGTGGCAAGCAGATGATGGTGGATGGCCGTGGTGCGATCAAAATCCTGCCGGGCGATGAGCGCCTGAACTACAAGCCGTGCGTGGATATCACCTTTGGTTCGGCCGCCAAGTCCTACGGCGACAAAGTTCTGGCGGTGGTGCTCACCGGCATGGGCGCCGACGGCCGTGAAGGCGCGCGCCTGCTCAAGCAGGGCGGCAGCGCCATCTGGGCCCAGGACGAAGCCAGCTGTGTGATCTATGGCATGCCCATGGCCATCGTCAAAGCGGACCTGGCCGACGCGGTCTACAGCCTGGACGACATTGGCAAGCATCTGGTGGAGGCTTGCCTCTGA